The Psychroflexus sp. ALD_RP9 region AAAACCTATGTTGAAGGAAATGATATTGGCAAAAGTGTTTTAGAACAAGTTGAAATACAAGTAAAGTATTCAGGCTATATTGATAAAGAAAAACAAAATGCTGACAAATTAAATCGATTAGAGAATATAAAAATTCCGTATGACTTCGACTATTCAGTTTTACAATCTATGTCATTCGAGGCAAGAGAAAAGCTAAACAAAATTAAACCTAGGACAATATCGCAAGCATCTCGTGTTAGTGGTGTAAATCCTAGTGATATTTCTGTACTTTTAGTTCATATGGGTCGATAATGTTTCACGTGGAACAATTAAAAAATGGAAATAACTGATTGGGCACATTCTAAAGAAAAATTTAAACTTGAAACAGTTCAGAAAGGTGTTTACAAACTTTCTGAAATTCCTGAAAGTCTAGAAAAATATTACAACTTTAATGATTATATATCTCATCACAATCAGAAGAAAACGCTTACTGAAAAGATTTATCAAGGTGTAAAACATTTAATGTTTAAAAAAAAGTTGAATCTCATAAACCAATATACAAGTCAAAAAACATTGAAGATCTTAGATTATGGCTGTGGTGTTGGTGAATTTGTTTCCTATTTAAAAGATAATGGTCATCAAGCTGATGGATTTGAGCCCAATGAAAACGCTAGAAAAATCGCTATTGATAATGGTGTAAGACTAGTGAACGAATCACTAAATCAACATAAGTATGATGTAATTTGCCTCTATCATGTCTTAGAGCATATCGAAGACATAGATGATAAACTAAAAATGCTATATAATCATTTAAATTATGACGGAATCTTAATTATTGCCGTGCCAAATCATGATGCCTTTGATGCTAAATATTACAAAACATGTTGGGCTGCTTGGGATGTACCTCGACATATTTGGCATTTTAATAAAAATGGCCTAAGGAATTTAATAGAATCATACTCGTTTAAGTTAATA contains the following coding sequences:
- a CDS encoding class I SAM-dependent methyltransferase, whose product is MEITDWAHSKEKFKLETVQKGVYKLSEIPESLEKYYNFNDYISHHNQKKTLTEKIYQGVKHLMFKKKLNLINQYTSQKTLKILDYGCGVGEFVSYLKDNGHQADGFEPNENARKIAIDNGVRLVNESLNQHKYDVICLYHVLEHIEDIDDKLKMLYNHLNYDGILIIAVPNHDAFDAKYYKTCWAAWDVPRHIWHFNKNGLRNLIESYSFKLIKRKPLWFDALYISMISETYKKSSRLKGLMVGLISNLSGLFTKNYSSNQFVFKKLK